A DNA window from Helianthus annuus cultivar XRQ/B chromosome 15, HanXRQr2.0-SUNRISE, whole genome shotgun sequence contains the following coding sequences:
- the LOC110911152 gene encoding uncharacterized protein LOC110911152, translating to MGVCGSKEQGCVRVGIGSRKKKKHGDRADGEAAPRVHGRRRRRLGRKKANSGAIRYSSRSKVDPSGDVCNSMDRSYRNPTFQGSTEWFDTATGIESDGDDEFYSIQDDVISQSSSVSASVTPRASDHVPGSSFSASESQMKPNEQLPPVATHGTSVVYDLNNCLPCLTCTTSADVKSKSSCSSPPSAKKKITSRLSFKWREGQSSVSILSPRAILQRPMAGSQVPYCPIEKKMSDSWSPLDPSAFKVRGHNYLKDKKKECASNQAAYYPIGVDVFLSPRKIDHIARLLELPKVESSGKIPHLLVVNLQIPLYPPTLFQNEYDGEGMSYVLYFKLSDNYEELPLHFKENMRKIIDDEVERVRGFPVDTIAPCRERLKILGRLTNLEDLQLSSAERKLMSAYNEKPVLSRPQHEFFLGENYFEIDLNMHRFSYISRKGFDAFRERLKLCILDFGLTIQGTKAEELPECILCCVQLKEINYKNYNQLGF from the exons ATGGGAGTGTGTGGATCGAAGGAGCAAGGATGCGTGCGAGTCGGAATAGGTTCTAGGAAGAAGAAGAAGCATGGGGATAGAGCAGATGGAGAAGCGGCACCGAGAGTTCATGGAAGAAGAAGGAGAAGATTGGGgaggaagaaggcaaattccggTGCTATTCGTTATTCGTCTCGGAGTAAAGTTGATCCTTCTGGTGATGTTTGTAATTCGATGGATCGGTCGTATCGTAACCCTACATTTCAAG GAAGTACGGAGTGGTTTGATACTGCTACAGGGATCGAGTCTGATGGCGATGACGAGTTTTACAGCATTCAGGATG ATGTTATATCTCAAAGCAGTTCGGTTAGTGCATCAGTAACTCCAAGAGCTTCTGATCATGTCCCTGGTTCTTCCTTTTCTGCATCCGAGTCACAAATGAAACCCAATGAACAACTGCCACCTGTCGCCACACATGGAACCTCTGTTGTATACGACTTAAACAATTGTCTGCCTTGTCTTACCTGCACTACCTCTGCGGATGTAAAGAGCAAATCATCATGTTCAAGCCCTCCAAGTGCAAAGAAGAAAATTACTTCAAGGCTTTCCTTTAAATGGAGGGAAGGACAATCTAGCGTTTCCATAT TGTCTCCAAGAGCTATTTTGCAAAGACCAATGGCAGGCTCTCAAGTTCCGTATTGTCCGATAGAGAAGAAAATGTCAGATTCTTGGTCACCACTTGATCCAAGTGCCTTTAAAGTGCGGGGGCATAATTATTTAAA AGATAAAAAGAAAGAATGTGCTTCAAATCAAGCTGCTTATTACCCTATTGGTGTTGACGTATTCTTATCTCCCCGTAAGATTGATCATATTGCACGCCTTCTTGAACTCCCAAAAGTTGAATCATCTGGAAAAATCCCTCATTTGCTTGTTGTAAATCTTCAA ATACCTTTATACCCCCCTACACTATTTCAAAATGAATATGACGGAGAAGGAATGAGTTATGTTTTGTACTTCAAGTTATCTGATAATTATGAGGAACTTCCGCTTCATTTTAAAGAAAATATGAGG AAAATAATTGATGATGAGGTGGAAAGGGTTAGAGGTTTCCCGGTAGATACCATTGCACCCTGCAGGGAAAGATTGAAGATCTTGGGCCGACTCACAAACTTAGAGGATCTTCAGTTGAGTTCCGCTGAAAGGAAGCTTATGAGTGCTTATAACGAGAAGCCCGTTCTCTCACGTCCCCAACATGAATTTTTCTTG GGAGAAAACTACTTTGAAATTGATTTGAACATGCACAGATTCAGTTACATCTCTAGAAAAGGTTTCGATGCTTTTCGAGAGAGACTAAAACTTTGTATCCTCGATTTCGGCCTCACTATCCAG GGCACCAAAGCTGAAGAGTTGCCAGAATGTATTTTATGCTGCGTTCAATTGAAAGAGATCAACTACAAAAATTATAACCAACTCGGGTTCTAA
- the LOC110911153 gene encoding transcription factor MYB35 codes for MGRRPPCCDKSHVKKGPWTAEEDAKILAHVASHGIGNWTLVPQKAGLNRCGKSCRLRWTNYLRPDLKHESFTPLEEELILRYHLAVGSRWSLIAKKLPGRTDNDVKNHWNTKLKKKLLKMGIDPITHKPLSQLLSDYGSISDAIPQNTRPSDQRHHDSPLDFSRADSSLTTMDPFQDRPTPMNSVTAYFPVINEAASSSTSSPASKVQANLPSSPSIWSDYLIGDQEQECTNEPNFGFLPTDGECPNSYNGFGVDHTKNSLEVDTASVSFVESILNRDREMQLDFPQLLDGYSEF; via the exons ATGGGAAGACGACCTCCATGTTGTGATAAATCACACGTCAAGAAAGGCCCGTGGACAGCTGAAGAAGACGCAAAGATTCTCGCACATGTTGCTAGTCATGGCATCGGTAACTGGACATTAGTACCGCAAAAAGCAG GTCTTAACAGATGCGGAAAGAGTTGTAGACTAAGATGGACAAATTATCTAAGACCCGATCTCAAGCATGAAAGTTTCACCCCTCTTGAAGAAGAGCTCATTTTGAGGTACCATCTGGCCGTGGGAAGTCG GTGGTCGTTGATTGCAAAGAAACTCCCCGGGAGAACAGACAACGATGTGAAGAACCACTGGAACACAAAACTAAAGAAGAAGCTGCTTAAAATGGGAATCGACCCGATCACCCATAAGCCGTTAAGTCAGCTTCTTTCTGATTACGGAAGCATCAGCGACGCCATCCCACAAAACACGAGACCTTCAGATCAAAGACACCACGACTCGCCCTTGGATTTCTCTCGGGCCGACAGTTCATTAACAACAATGGACCCGTTTCAAGACCGGCCCACTCCAATGAATTCGGTAACTGCTTATTTCCCAGTTATTAATGAAGCAGCTTCATCTTCTACATCATCACCTGCATCTAAAGTTCAAGCGAATTTACCATCTTCTCCCTCTATTTGGAGTGATTATCTTATTGGAGACCAAGAACAAGAGTGTACCAACGAACCCAATTTCGGGTTTTTACCCACAGATGGTGAATGCCCGAATAGTTACAATGGGTTCGGGGTAGATCACACAAAGAACAGCTTAGAGGTTGATACTGCTTCTGTTTCTTTTGTTGAGTCCATTTTAAACCGTGATCGAGAAATGCAGTTGGACTTCCCTCAGCTTTTGGATGGATATTCTGAGTTCTGA